A stretch of the Bradyrhizobium sp. CCBAU 53351 genome encodes the following:
- a CDS encoding shikimate dehydrogenase, whose translation MYPKSNFLVGLIGSGIAASRTPPMHEAAADAAGIRYLYKTIDLTELKLGIEALPELLTAAKRMGYDGLNVTHPCKQAILPLLDALSPDAEALGAVNTVVIRNSRMTGHNTDWFGFAENFRRNMQGAPLGRVVQFGAGGAGAAVAFALMKLGVQELTIIDVDFAKAQGVVEGLSPRFAEGRLRAGQDVAAAVAAADGIVNATPIGMDKYPGTPLPTALLRPDLWVAEIVYFPLETSLLRAARAFGCRTVDGGGMAIFQGTEAFRLFTGISPDPDVFFATFASLGG comes from the coding sequence ATGTATCCGAAGTCCAACTTTCTCGTCGGCCTGATCGGCAGCGGCATCGCGGCGTCGCGCACGCCGCCCATGCATGAAGCGGCCGCTGATGCCGCTGGAATCCGGTATCTCTACAAGACGATCGACCTGACCGAGCTGAAGCTCGGCATCGAAGCCTTGCCCGAATTGCTCACGGCCGCAAAGCGCATGGGCTACGATGGTTTGAACGTAACCCATCCCTGCAAGCAGGCGATTCTCCCGCTGCTGGACGCGCTCTCGCCGGATGCAGAGGCGCTCGGCGCGGTGAATACCGTGGTCATCCGGAATAGTCGGATGACCGGCCACAACACGGACTGGTTCGGGTTTGCCGAGAATTTTCGCCGCAACATGCAAGGTGCGCCGCTCGGCCGTGTCGTCCAGTTCGGCGCGGGCGGTGCGGGCGCGGCCGTGGCCTTCGCGCTGATGAAGCTCGGCGTGCAGGAGCTGACCATCATCGACGTCGACTTTGCCAAGGCGCAGGGCGTGGTCGAGGGCTTGTCCCCCCGATTTGCAGAAGGGCGCTTGAGGGCCGGCCAGGATGTTGCAGCCGCCGTGGCCGCCGCTGACGGAATTGTCAACGCGACGCCGATCGGCATGGACAAGTATCCGGGCACACCGCTGCCGACGGCCCTGCTGCGTCCCGATCTGTGGGTCGCCGAGATCGTCTATTTCCCGCTGGAAACATCCTTGCTGCGTGCGGCGCGTGCCTTCGGCTGCCGCACCGTCGATGGCGGTGGCATGGCGATCTTCCAGGGCACCGAAGCATTTCGCCTGTTCACCGGCATCTCACCCGATCCAGACGTCTTCTTCGCGACTTTCGCGTCCCTGGGAGGGTGA
- a CDS encoding amino acid ABC transporter permease translates to MGYTLDFSVVWHAMPALLWGCVGTLSLAFAGMTLAMLIGVGGVAARDSKAAWLRGLMIGFVEVVRNTPFLVQIFFLFFALPLIGLKLNPTATAIIALGINGGAYAIEIIRGGVQSIHKGQVEAGYALGLHKGQVFRFIVLKPALRAIYPSLTGQFIMLTLTSSICSAVSAYELTSVAQRIESDTFRSFEVYFSVTFLYLAISWLLMLGFAVVSHRFFSYPTR, encoded by the coding sequence ATGGGCTACACGCTCGATTTCTCGGTGGTTTGGCATGCAATGCCCGCACTGCTGTGGGGTTGCGTGGGTACGTTGAGCCTGGCGTTCGCCGGAATGACGCTGGCGATGCTAATCGGCGTCGGAGGCGTCGCGGCACGCGATTCGAAGGCGGCGTGGTTGCGTGGTCTCATGATCGGCTTCGTCGAGGTCGTGCGCAATACACCTTTCCTGGTGCAGATCTTCTTCCTGTTCTTCGCCCTGCCGCTCATTGGACTGAAGCTCAATCCGACAGCGACCGCCATTATCGCGCTCGGCATCAATGGCGGCGCCTACGCCATCGAGATCATCCGCGGCGGGGTACAGTCCATTCACAAGGGGCAGGTGGAGGCCGGTTACGCGCTCGGATTGCACAAAGGGCAGGTGTTCCGTTTCATCGTGCTCAAGCCCGCGCTTCGCGCGATCTACCCCTCGCTGACGGGCCAGTTCATCATGCTGACACTGACATCGTCGATCTGTTCGGCTGTGTCCGCCTACGAACTGACGTCGGTTGCACAGCGCATCGAGAGCGACACCTTCCGCAGCTTCGAGGTCTATTTCTCCGTCACCTTCCTCTATCTCGCGATCTCCTGGCTGCTGATGCTGGGCTTTGCGGTCGTCTCTCACCGCTTCTTCTCATATCCGACACGCTGA
- a CDS encoding transporter substrate-binding domain-containing protein → MLFSSNRRQLKLALLALAALAIAGKSQAGTLQDVKKKGVVVIGIQGDNPPWGYVDSSGKQDGIDADMGRAFAEYLGVKAEFVPLAVANRIPALTTGRVDILFATMAMLPERAKAVQYSKPYVANEITLVAAQATPITGNGDMGKYVIGVPRSSTQDTQVTNNAPSGTEIRRFDDDAATIQALLSGQVQAVGANLFYPQRLNAAKPELGFEPKLHFTALYNGACTRLGEKEWNETANKFIDEIKSNGKLAAFYAKWMKVPVPVFPDSVPGVPFTVQ, encoded by the coding sequence ATGTTGTTTTCATCCAATCGTCGCCAGCTCAAGCTCGCGCTATTGGCATTGGCGGCTCTCGCCATCGCCGGCAAATCGCAGGCGGGGACACTGCAAGACGTGAAGAAGAAGGGCGTCGTCGTCATCGGCATTCAGGGGGATAATCCGCCCTGGGGCTATGTCGACAGCTCGGGAAAGCAGGATGGCATCGATGCCGACATGGGGCGCGCCTTCGCTGAATATCTCGGCGTCAAGGCCGAGTTCGTCCCGCTGGCGGTGGCCAATCGCATTCCGGCTCTGACCACAGGCCGCGTCGACATTCTGTTCGCAACCATGGCCATGCTGCCCGAGCGCGCGAAGGCGGTGCAATATTCCAAGCCGTATGTCGCCAATGAGATCACGCTCGTCGCCGCCCAGGCGACGCCGATCACCGGCAATGGCGACATGGGCAAGTACGTCATTGGCGTTCCGAGGTCCTCCACGCAGGACACCCAGGTGACCAACAACGCGCCGTCCGGAACCGAAATCCGCAGATTCGACGATGACGCGGCCACCATCCAGGCGCTGCTCTCCGGCCAGGTCCAGGCCGTCGGTGCGAACCTGTTCTATCCGCAGCGTCTGAACGCCGCAAAGCCCGAACTTGGTTTCGAACCCAAGCTGCACTTCACCGCTCTGTACAACGGCGCCTGCACGCGCCTGGGCGAGAAGGAGTGGAATGAGACGGCCAACAAGTTCATCGACGAGATCAAGTCGAACGGAAAACTGGCCGCCTTCTACGCCAAATGGATGAAGGTCCCGGTCCCGGTCTTTCCGGACTCCGTCCCCGGCGTTCCCTTCACCGTCCAATAG
- a CDS encoding VOC family protein has product MSLPRAYVEHVAIRVPDVDRHVDFFREVLGLAVRDEQLAGGACPRQVWVLGSVQLIEDPHFAGPEGRLAHLGIMVDDYEGVLARAAAWGAKALPAGPNWLALPGGLNVEILQASAGAVEAALAINPRA; this is encoded by the coding sequence ATGTCGTTGCCGCGCGCCTATGTCGAGCACGTCGCGATCCGCGTGCCGGACGTTGATCGTCACGTCGACTTCTTCCGTGAGGTGCTCGGTCTTGCCGTTCGCGACGAGCAACTCGCCGGCGGTGCGTGCCCACGTCAGGTATGGGTGCTCGGAAGCGTGCAACTCATCGAGGATCCGCATTTTGCCGGACCGGAGGGTCGTCTCGCCCATCTCGGCATCATGGTCGACGATTACGAAGGCGTGCTCGCCCGTGCCGCCGCCTGGGGCGCCAAGGCGTTGCCGGCCGGGCCGAACTGGCTCGCGTTGCCGGGCGGGTTGAACGTCGAGATCTTGCAAGCGAGCGCTGGTGCCGTGGAAGCCGCTTTGGCGATCAATCCCCGTGCCTAG
- a CDS encoding CaiB/BaiF CoA-transferase family protein produces the protein MTAQDLPLQDLPLKGIRVIDYSHFLAGPSMGRCLAAMGADVIKVERPKQGDAGRAHGYFKGGQSGYFLQQNMGKQGLCIDLRDKRGLDMMMKLVDTADVFIENYRPGALERLGLGYKTLSARNPRLVYCSVSAYGHTGPYADRPGFGLIAEAMSGALAQLGAPGEAPPLLRMPLADMYTGIHGVAAINAALVGRVSSGRGQHIDLALYDCMVSMHDYAVQRYFLSGGTDLPKQTGSGQPDSTVYGVFPAKDGNLVIAAQVDDAWRRLASLIGGDTLASDERFAKPAARNAHYAEAMDIVRNWTLSQPSRDACLAALEEAGVPSAPVQTIEEVVKDPQIHARGMLVEQEHPVLGKVTLPNLPFRFSDCDTTVRTPAPLLGQDNRRIAASLGLSAEAVDAMVRDGVLYNEAAVRE, from the coding sequence ATGACCGCGCAAGATCTGCCGCTCCAAGATCTGCCACTCAAAGGCATTCGCGTCATCGACTACAGCCATTTCCTCGCAGGCCCGTCCATGGGCCGTTGTCTTGCCGCGATGGGCGCTGACGTCATCAAGGTGGAGCGTCCGAAGCAAGGCGATGCAGGCCGCGCCCACGGCTATTTTAAGGGCGGCCAATCCGGCTACTTCCTGCAGCAGAACATGGGCAAGCAGGGCCTTTGCATCGATCTGCGCGACAAGCGCGGCCTCGACATGATGATGAAGCTGGTAGACACGGCCGATGTCTTCATCGAGAACTATCGCCCCGGTGCGCTCGAACGCCTCGGGCTCGGCTACAAAACGCTGTCGGCGCGGAATCCCAGGCTGGTCTATTGCTCGGTCTCCGCCTATGGCCACACCGGTCCCTATGCCGACCGTCCGGGTTTCGGCCTGATCGCAGAGGCGATGTCGGGCGCGCTGGCGCAATTAGGAGCCCCCGGCGAAGCGCCACCGCTGCTACGGATGCCGTTGGCAGACATGTACACCGGCATTCATGGCGTTGCGGCCATCAATGCAGCGCTGGTCGGCCGCGTGTCGTCCGGGCGCGGCCAGCATATCGATCTGGCGCTGTACGACTGCATGGTCTCGATGCACGACTATGCGGTTCAGCGCTACTTCCTCTCCGGCGGTACGGACCTGCCGAAGCAGACCGGCAGCGGACAACCGGACTCGACTGTCTACGGCGTTTTCCCAGCCAAAGACGGCAATCTTGTCATCGCCGCCCAGGTCGATGATGCGTGGCGACGATTGGCGAGCCTGATCGGGGGGGACACGTTGGCCTCCGACGAGCGCTTTGCCAAGCCTGCCGCGCGCAACGCCCATTATGCCGAAGCGATGGATATCGTGCGCAACTGGACGCTGTCGCAGCCTTCTCGCGATGCCTGTCTCGCCGCACTCGAGGAGGCGGGTGTTCCGTCCGCTCCCGTGCAGACTATCGAGGAGGTCGTGAAGGATCCGCAGATCCACGCGCGCGGCATGCTGGTCGAGCAGGAGCATCCGGTGCTCGGCAAGGTCACCCTGCCGAACCTGCCGTTCCGATTCTCCGATTGCGACACCACGGTGCGCACTCCAGCACCTCTGCTTGGCCAGGATAACCGCCGCATTGCCGCCTCGCTGGGACTGTCGGCCGAAGCCGTCGATGCGATGGTGCGCGATGGCGTGCTCTACAACGAAGCCGCAGTGCGGGAGTGA
- a CDS encoding amino acid ABC transporter permease has translation MTPHFGLPEFGFLLRGLQWTVLLTLVAFAGGCTAGLAVALLRTCGHRGVEWGTRIYIGIFQGTPLLLQLFVVYYGLALTGLKLDAFVAVAIGFTVNASAFLGEIWRGAIQAVPRGQTEAAMALGLHYSSRMRDIVLPQAIRISLPATIGYLVQLIKGTSLAAIVGFIELARAGQIVSNQTFQPLLVFGVVGAMYFVLCWPLSWWGGRMEARLALTSQR, from the coding sequence ATGACACCGCATTTTGGTCTTCCCGAGTTCGGCTTCCTGCTGCGTGGGTTGCAATGGACGGTGCTGCTCACGCTGGTCGCGTTTGCGGGCGGCTGTACGGCGGGGCTCGCCGTCGCGTTGCTGCGCACCTGTGGCCACAGGGGCGTGGAATGGGGCACCCGCATCTACATCGGGATATTCCAGGGCACCCCGCTGCTGCTGCAGCTTTTCGTCGTGTATTACGGATTGGCGCTGACCGGGCTGAAGCTCGATGCGTTCGTCGCGGTGGCAATCGGTTTCACCGTGAATGCCTCGGCCTTCCTTGGCGAGATCTGGCGCGGCGCGATACAGGCCGTGCCGCGCGGCCAGACCGAAGCGGCGATGGCGCTGGGACTGCACTATTCGTCCCGCATGCGCGACATCGTGCTACCGCAGGCGATCCGCATCTCGCTGCCGGCGACCATCGGCTATCTCGTGCAGCTCATCAAGGGCACCTCGCTCGCCGCCATCGTCGGCTTCATCGAGCTCGCCCGCGCCGGTCAAATCGTGTCGAACCAGACCTTCCAGCCGTTGCTGGTCTTCGGCGTGGTCGGCGCGATGTACTTCGTCCTCTGCTGGCCACTCTCGTGGTGGGGCGGTCGGATGGAGGCCAGGCTCGCCCTGACCAGTCAAAGATAA
- a CDS encoding ketopantoate reductase family protein, with translation MRICFIGAGALGSTIGGTLARGGAEVWLIDPFQAHVDAINAGGLRILEGDAESVVKVSACASATEVGSVADLVIVLVKSYHTRDAIRAATPIIGPQTVVMSLQNGLGHEDILAEEVGRDRVMAGKTYVGGVLLGPGHVRSGVIGKETIIGELDGRLTDRARRISETFNRAGILTQLSDNILGTMWDKLFINVAGGGITTVTGLTYGGLYSLAILEDCALAAISEGIAVAQAAGVKISIADPRRAWTMASAGLPPEFKTSMLQSLQSGNPTEVDYIHGSVVRWGAKHNVPTPVNATLVALVKGLEYARSNYPGKA, from the coding sequence ATGAGGATCTGCTTTATCGGAGCGGGAGCCCTCGGTTCGACCATCGGCGGCACGTTGGCGCGCGGTGGAGCCGAGGTCTGGCTGATTGATCCGTTCCAGGCTCATGTCGACGCGATCAATGCCGGTGGTTTGCGGATTCTCGAAGGTGACGCCGAGAGCGTCGTGAAGGTCTCCGCCTGCGCCTCCGCGACGGAGGTCGGCAGCGTCGCGGACCTCGTCATTGTCCTCGTCAAATCCTACCATACGCGCGATGCGATCCGAGCGGCGACGCCGATCATCGGACCGCAGACGGTCGTGATGTCGCTTCAAAACGGTCTCGGTCACGAGGACATCCTTGCGGAGGAAGTTGGTCGTGACCGGGTCATGGCCGGCAAGACCTACGTTGGTGGCGTGCTGCTTGGCCCAGGCCATGTTCGCTCCGGGGTCATCGGCAAGGAAACCATCATCGGCGAACTTGATGGCCGCCTGACGGACCGCGCGCGGCGAATTTCAGAGACGTTCAATCGTGCGGGCATTCTCACGCAGCTCAGCGACAACATCCTGGGCACGATGTGGGACAAGTTGTTCATCAACGTCGCCGGAGGAGGAATTACCACCGTTACCGGGCTGACCTATGGCGGTCTCTATTCACTGGCGATCCTGGAAGATTGCGCGCTGGCCGCAATCTCGGAGGGCATCGCGGTCGCACAGGCTGCCGGTGTGAAGATCTCAATCGCCGATCCGCGCCGCGCCTGGACGATGGCGTCCGCTGGACTGCCGCCCGAGTTCAAGACGTCGATGCTGCAGAGCCTGCAGTCCGGCAACCCGACCGAAGTTGATTACATTCACGGCTCCGTCGTGCGTTGGGGCGCCAAGCACAACGTGCCGACCCCCGTCAACGCGACCCTCGTCGCGTTGGTCAAAGGGCTCGAATACGCCCGCAGCAATTATCCGGGAAAGGCCTGA
- the aroE gene encoding shikimate dehydrogenase, translating into MSDRYAVIGNPIGFSKSPLIHGAFAKMTGQDLVYEAIEGPLNGFSERVDQFRAEGAKGLNITAPFKLDAFAYANEHSESATRAGAANCMKFEGDRIIAENFDGVGLVRDITVNLDVKMKGRRVLMLGAGGAARGALLPFLREEPSELVLVNRTLAKAVALAEEFAGCGPLMVSGYTELADLAEGYDVVVNATSASLRGQMPPLPRNVLRGAELAYELAYGKGLTPFLQAARAEGVAKLADGVGMLVEQAAEAFSWWRGVRPGTAQVIAELTVPLS; encoded by the coding sequence ATGAGCGATCGTTATGCGGTGATCGGCAATCCGATCGGCTTCAGCAAATCACCTCTCATCCATGGCGCGTTCGCCAAGATGACGGGCCAGGACCTCGTCTATGAGGCGATCGAGGGCCCCCTCAATGGCTTCAGCGAACGGGTCGATCAATTCCGCGCCGAGGGTGCCAAGGGGCTGAACATCACCGCCCCGTTCAAGCTCGATGCCTTCGCCTACGCAAACGAGCATTCCGAGAGCGCCACACGCGCAGGCGCCGCAAACTGCATGAAGTTCGAAGGCGATCGGATCATTGCCGAGAACTTCGATGGTGTCGGCCTTGTGCGCGACATCACCGTCAATCTCGATGTGAAGATGAAGGGCCGCCGCGTCCTGATGCTCGGCGCCGGCGGGGCGGCACGTGGTGCGCTGCTGCCGTTCCTGCGCGAAGAGCCGTCCGAGCTGGTTCTGGTCAATCGAACGCTGGCGAAAGCAGTGGCATTGGCCGAGGAGTTTGCCGGCTGTGGTCCCCTGATGGTCAGCGGCTACACCGAGCTGGCCGATCTCGCCGAGGGGTATGACGTCGTGGTCAACGCGACATCGGCCAGCCTGCGGGGTCAAATGCCGCCGCTTCCACGCAATGTCTTGCGCGGCGCGGAACTGGCATATGAACTTGCCTACGGCAAAGGATTGACTCCCTTTCTGCAGGCGGCTCGCGCGGAAGGCGTCGCCAAGCTCGCCGACGGCGTCGGCATGCTGGTCGAGCAGGCAGCGGAAGCGTTTTCCTGGTGGCGCGGCGTTCGACCGGGCACGGCTCAGGTGATCGCCGAATTGACTGTCCCATTGAGCTGA
- a CDS encoding MaoC/PaaZ C-terminal domain-containing protein — MTDVRYWDDAKVGDECVTPAVTVTEAMVNAYAELTGDFTPVHVDEDYAKTTPFGTRVAHGLFGLSLADGLKTRADYRFLPGMSLGWTWDFKLPIKLGDTVHVKFRIGAMRATKREGWGIVVLPSELINQRGEVVQLGEHRLMIPMRPKTRAAGEPA, encoded by the coding sequence ATGACCGATGTGCGCTACTGGGACGATGCCAAGGTCGGTGACGAGTGCGTCACCCCCGCGGTGACGGTCACCGAAGCGATGGTGAACGCCTATGCCGAACTAACGGGTGATTTCACGCCTGTGCACGTCGACGAGGACTACGCCAAGACCACGCCCTTCGGCACGCGCGTCGCGCACGGGCTGTTTGGTCTGTCGCTCGCCGACGGTTTGAAGACCCGTGCCGATTATCGCTTCCTTCCGGGAATGTCGCTGGGCTGGACGTGGGATTTCAAGCTGCCGATCAAGCTCGGCGACACCGTGCATGTGAAGTTCCGCATCGGTGCAATGCGCGCCACGAAGCGGGAAGGGTGGGGCATCGTGGTGCTGCCGTCGGAGTTGATCAACCAGCGCGGCGAAGTGGTGCAGCTCGGTGAGCATCGGCTGATGATTCCGATGCGCCCGAAGACCCGCGCTGCAGGAGAGCCAGCATGA